The sequence CAGCACAGGTATAGCTGACGCCAGGAGGCAGGGAAATGTCGAGATACTCGGGGTCGATGGCAATGCCGGTGACCGGTCCGGAGATTTCACCATGTCTGCCGCAGATGATGCGGATCTCCACTCCGTTATCCATATGGAGTACGGGAATTTCAGAGGACGTGACGTCGCGGTAGCGGGGCGGCGACATTTTTTCGGATGCAGGCAGGTTCGCCCAGAGCTGGAAGCCCGCAACCTCTCCGCGCTCATTGCCGAAAGGCATCTCTTCGTGGATTATCCCGCTTCCGGCAGTCATCCACTGTACTCCTCCGCCGGAAATGATTCCCCTGTTGCCCATGCTGTCGGCATGTTCGACATATCCGTCAAGTACATAGGTGATGGTTTCGATACCGCGATGCGGATGCCAGGGAAAACCTTTCAGGTACTCTTCAGGATTTGACGAACGGAAATCGTCAAGCAGCAGAAAGGGATCGAAGAGGGGGAGCTGGCTGAACCCGAATGCGCGTTTCAGGAGCACCCCCGCGCCCTCGATAACCGGTTTGCTTTTGAACACCTTCCGGATTTTTCTCGCTCTGTCCATTGCAGGCCTCCCTTTTTTTTAGCACAAAAAAGTTCTTTTTACTGAGAACCCTGTTGTGGGGCTTACAAGTTCAATGCTTGCGAGATGATTGAAATAGAGCTGTTCAGTCTCGCGGGTAATGTGTAACTTGTCGGAACAGGTTGTTTCAGGAAATACAATGCGTTAAAGAAAAAAGGCATGGCACAGAAAACCGTAAAGGTGATGTTCATCGGAGATGTTGTCGGTACTCCGGGTTTGAAAATGGTCGATTTATGGCTGAAAAATTTCATAAAAAAGTACAGCGTCGATTTTGTCGTCTGCAATGGCGAAAATGCCCATCACGGCAAGGGAATGAGCCTTGAGGCGCTCGGGCAGCTTCTCGAGGCCGGGGTCAACGTCGTGACCGGCGGTAACCATACCTGGAGCAATTTCAACTTTTTCGATACCCTGAAGTCACATTCGCAGGTTTTGCGTCCGCTGAACTATCCCAAGGGCACCTACGGAAGGGGTTACGGTATTTACAAGCTTCCGGAAGGGATGGGAGACATTGCCGTGATCAATCTTCAGGGAAGAACCTTCATGTACCCTATCGACTGTCCGTTCAGAACCGCAGACTGGGTGCTCAAGCAGATAAAGGAGCAGATCAAGGAACAGGTTCGTTTTATTATCGTCGATTTTCATGCGGAAGCCACAGCTGAAAAGATCGCACTCGGCTGGTACCTTGACGGACGGGTGTCGGCGGTTCTCGGAACCCATACCCATATACAGACGGCCGATGAACGCATTCTGCCCAAAGGCACCGGCTACTGCTCGGACGCCGGAATGACCGGTCCGCATCATTCCGTTATCGGCATGCAGATCAAATCGGCAACCGACAGAATGCTTTTTCAGACGCCCCACAAGTATGAATGCGCCGAAGACGATGTGCATTTTGCCGGAATTGTGCTCTCCCTTGACCGCTCGAGCGGAAAGACGGTCGGGATTCAGCGGATTTTCTACCCGGAATTCGATCGAGGCGAGATTGCTTGATGGCGAGATGGCGAGATGGCTGGGAGGTTGAAAATCGTTTTACGTATCAGGAAAAAGCGGAAGCAGGTTCACGACCCACTTCCGCTTCTCCAGCTGACCGCTCACTGCCTGCAATCTTCGCTCTTATCTCCCGCGAAGCAATACTCCCGGCTACTGACTCCCGACTTCCCGCTCACGGCCTCCAATCCATTACCGATCCTCCATACCGTCGAAAAATAACAATAATAAGGAGCGTCCCTTCATTACGGAATTCGATCGAGGCGAGATTGCTTGATAGCTGGATAGCGAGATGGCTGGGAGGTTGAAAATCGTTTTACGTATCAGGAAAAAGCGGAAGCAGGTTCACGACCCACTTCCGCTTCTCCAGCTAACCGTTCAATGCCAACAATCTTCGCTCTTATCTCCCGCGAAGCAATACTCCCGGCTACTGAATACCGGCTACCGACTTCCAGCTCACCGCTCACAGCCAACTGCCCACCGCCCACGGCCAACTGCCCACTGCCCACAATCTTCCTACCTCACTCCCTGTTCGAACTCTTCGGCTACGATGACGTCATCTTCGCTTCCTATGTAGAGCGGAGTTCTCTGATGCAGAGCAGTCGGCTGGATATCGAGAATCCGATTTCTGCCGTCGGTCGCTCTGCCGCCGGCCTGCTCGCAGATAAATGCGAGAGGGTTGGCTTCATACATGAGCCGAAGTTTTCCATTTGTGTGCGTGGTCGTCGGGGGGTAGACAAAGACTCCGCCGGTCAGGAGATTGCGGTGGAAGTCGGCAACCAGCGAGCCGATATAACGGGTGCTGTAGGGACGGCCTGTTGCCGGGTCTTCCTCTTTGATATAGTCGAGATATTTTTTTGTGCCTTCGTTGAACTGGGCGTAGGAGCCTTCGTTGATCGAGTAGTATTTACCGGTTTTCGGGGTCACGATGTTTTCGTGGGAAAGAAGGAACTCGCCGATGGTCGGGTCGTAGGTGAACCCGTGCACGCCGTTGCCGGTGGTGTACACCATGACGACCGATGAACCGTAGATAACGTAACCGGCGGCAACCTGCTCGCTGCCTTGCTGCAGACAGTCGCTGATGCTTGCCTTGCCGGGATCGTCGCCTTTGAGCCTGTAGATGGAGAAAATGGTCCCCACGCTGACGTTGACATCGATATTCGACGAGCCGTCAAGCGGGTCGAAAAGCAGCGCGTAATTGCCTGTTTCATTCTTTGGAGGAATGATGATGCCGTCGTTTTCCTCGGAACCCATAACGGCGAAGCGCCCATGCTGTCCGATGGCGTTGATGATCTTTTCGTTTGCGAACAGATCGAGTTTTTTTACCTCCTCACCCTGAACATTCGTGGTGCCTGCAAAACCGAGAATATCGACAAGACCGGCCCGAACCACTTCGCGGCGAACCAGTTTTGCGGCAAATGCCACATCGGTGAGCAGATCGGTCAGTTCGCCGCTCGCTTCAGGGAAAAATTTCTGCTGTTCAAGAATGTGCCGTTCGATGGTGACAAGGTTCATGGCTGTTCTGGTTCCTTTGGTTGAGAATCATTTCGAGGTAATCGACTGTAACAGTGTGGACTTACAATGTAGGGTATTCAGCCGATTTTTCAAACGTTCAGTCCCCCCTTCAATTTATACCGCTTTTTGTTAAGAGTCGTCGAAAGTGTTATATACTCTCTCATTCTGATCCGTAAGACTCTATCCTATCTTCATGAAACGCTACAGCTGGGTACGGCTTGAACCACAGGAAAAGCAGGTTTCTCTTCTGGCTGGCGCGATCAATGTCAGCCATCCTCTTGCACGGGCATTATGCAATCGGGGGATAACCACGTTTGAAGAGGCCAAAACATTTTTTCGCCCTTCAATCAGCCAGCTCTCATCTCCCTTTCTGCTGCAGAATATGGAGCGTGCGGCAGAACGGGTTATTGCCGCCTTGAACAACCATGAAAAAATTCTGCTTTACGGCGACTATGACGTGGATGGAACAACCGGCACGGCGCTGCTCTGTTTGTTTCTCAGGGATCAGGGGGCGGAAGTTTTCTACTATATAAACGACCGCTTTACCGAAGGATACGGTCTTTCGTCAGAGGGCATAGCGTATGCCGAAAAATCCGGGGTATCGCTTATCATTACGATTGATTGCGGCATTCGGGCCGGAGAGGCAATTGAACGGTGCGCACAGGCCGGTATCGATGTAATTGTGTGCGATCACCATGAACCGGATGAACTGCCGCCCGCCTTTGCCATTCTCAACCCCAAGGTGCCGGAGTGTACCTATCCATTCCGGGAGCTCTGCGGCTGTGCCGTTGCCTTTCGTCTCGTTCAGGCCGTTGCGGAACGACTTGGCGCCGGCGAAGAGAGCTGGAAGCAATATCTCGATCTTGTTGCCATAGCAACAGCCGCCGATATGGTGTCGCTGGAAAAGGAGAACCGCATCCTTGTCAATGAGGGGCTGAAGCGGATCAGGATATCTCCGCGAAAAAGCCTTTCCGGCATGCTTTCTGTCATGGGAATCGATGCCGGTACGATGACCATGTATCATATTGCTTTCGGTCTTGCGCCGAGGATCAATGCCGCAGGACGGATGCATTCGGCACATCTTGCCGTTGAATGGCTGCTTGCCGCAACGGAAACAGGAGCTCTTGAAACAGCGCAGGCGCTCGACCGGATGAATCTGGAGCGCCGTGAGATCGACACCGCTATTTTTTCAAGGGCTGACAGAATGATCGAGGGGCATTTCGCTTCATACTGTTCTTCAATTGTGCTCTACGATGAGGAGTGGCATCTTGGCGTGCTCGGCATCGTCGCTTCCAGAATGCTTGAAAAGTATTATCTGCCGACCGTAATCATGGGCAGCATGAACGGCATGATCAAAGGCTCGGTGAGGAGTGTCGAGGGGATCAATATTTATGAGGTTCTCCAGGAGTGCAGCGATCATCTCGTTCAGTTTGGCGGCCATAACCAGGCAGCCGGCATAACGCTCAGGCCGGAAGATCTGGCCGGTTTCAGAAAGAAGTTCGACAACATATGCGCAGCTCTGCTTCCCGCGGATAAACGGCAGAAAGAGCTCGTCATCGATTCGTCGCTGCAGCTCGAGGAGATTACTGCCAATTTCATGAATGTGCTCGATCAGTTTGCTCCATACGGGTTTGGAAACCGCGAACCGGTTTTCGAGACTTCTGCAGTAGTGCTTGTCGGGCGTCCGCGACTGCTTAAGGAAAAGCATGTGAAATTTTCGGTTCGCGACGGAAACGGACGTCTTTTCGATGTGATCGGGTTTGACCGGAAGGATGTTTTTCAGATTCTCGACGCCGATCCGGGCATACGGTTCTCGATGGCCTATTCGCTCGAGAAAAGGAGCTGGAATAACCGCGAACAGTGGCAGCTCCGGCTCAAGGACCTTGATGCCGGGAAATCCGTATCCTGAGGAATTTTTTTTATCGGGTTCGGCAAGGCGGCGCTGCGGGTGGTACTGCCCCGGAAAACTGAAACGGCTCCTGTCGAGAATCAGCTGTCCGTCCGCTTTCATCCTCTCCCTTCAAGTGCTCCTACAACCGTTGAGGCGATTTTATCGTACTTCTCTTCGCGGAGAAACAGTCTCCGGCTTCGACAAGGAAGTTCTCCATAATCAGGCAAGCAGCAATGCTGTAACACGGACGCTGGTGTGATCGGATCATGCAGGACTTCCGAACAGTGTCGTTTCAGGCCTGTTCCGCGGGATTTGGATGGCGGGAAATGGTGGATATAAAAAACGCCCTGCACGAACGTACAGGGCGCCTGAGGAAAAAACGGGAGACGGATTACTTGTTTTTCGATACTACGGTAGCCATAAGCGAGGCTTCGCAGACCAGTTCGCCCCTGACAAAGGCTTTTGCGTCGAACTGGCAGACGGTTCTGCGTTTGTTGGTCATGACGGCTTCGATGACAAGCGTGTCGCCGGGCAGAACCGGTTTGCGGAAGCGGGCCTTGTCGATGCCCATGAAGTACACCACGCTCTCCTTGATGTTTTCGTTGCCGTTCAGCATCATGATGCCGCCTGTCTGGGCCATGGCTTCGAGTATCAGAACGCCCGGCATGATCGGATTGCCGGGGAAGTGCCCCTGAAAGAAGGGCTCGTTCATGGTGACATTCTTGATGGACACGATCTTTTCGTCGAGCTTGAACTCGACGATCTTGTCGATCAGGAGGAACGGATAGCGGTGGGGCAGGATGTTCTGAATGGCATTGATATCGAAAACAACCCCGGCCTTTTTCTCATGCTGAAACTGCCGGGCGAGTTTATTGCGATCGGCATACTTTTTCAGCTGTTTGACAAATTCCACGTTTGATGCATGTCCCGGTCTTGCGGCGAGAACCTGGGCCTTGATCGGCATGCCGAGAAGGGCTATGTCGCCGAGCAGGTCAAGCAGCTTGTGCCGTGCCGGTTCATTGGTGAAGCGCAGTTCCCGGTTGTTCAGTATGCCGTTTTCTCCGGTTGTGAGTTTGGCGCTTCCAATGCCGAGTTTTTCGGCAAGCGCTTCGAGTTCATCTTTCTGCATGGTTTTATCGACAATGACGACCGCGTTGTCGATATCTCCGCCCTTGATGATTCCCTGATTTGCCAGCGCTTCCACTTCGCTCAGAAAACAGAATGTCCGGCATGGCGCGAAGTCCTGCATGAACTCTTTCTGGAGATCGAAAAGTCCGGAATGCTGCGAGCCGAGAGCGGGATTTTTATAATCGACCATAACCGTCACCCTGAAGCTGTCCAGCGGCAGGGCAACAATATCGACGCTGTTTTTCGTGTCGTGATATTCTACGGTTTCATCGATGACCAGATAGTTTTTCGGTTCATCCTGCTCGACGATTCCGGCGCTCAGAAGCCGTTCTGCAAACGGCAGCGAACTTCCGTCCATGACCGGAGGTTCGGGACCGCTCATTTCAATCCGGCAATTGTCGATCTGCAGTCCGTAAAGGGCGGCAAGAACATGTTCGGTCGTATGAATTTTCACGTCGTTGACGGCAATGGTTGTCCCCCTGAGGACATCGACGA comes from Chlorobium limicola DSM 245 and encodes:
- a CDS encoding pirin family protein; protein product: MDRARKIRKVFKSKPVIEGAGVLLKRAFGFSQLPLFDPFLLLDDFRSSNPEEYLKGFPWHPHRGIETITYVLDGYVEHADSMGNRGIISGGGVQWMTAGSGIIHEEMPFGNERGEVAGFQLWANLPASEKMSPPRYRDVTSSEIPVLHMDNGVEIRIICGRHGEISGPVTGIAIDPEYLDISLPPGVSYTCAVPGGRKAFAYIIAGKGVFCHKEKPFGFDAEGVSYFDFETSPLLENETLVLFSDGDSLTITTGKNPMRILLISGNPLNEPVAWHGPIVMNTREELRQAFEEFRNGTFVRKI
- a CDS encoding TIGR00282 family metallophosphoesterase — translated: MAQKTVKVMFIGDVVGTPGLKMVDLWLKNFIKKYSVDFVVCNGENAHHGKGMSLEALGQLLEAGVNVVTGGNHTWSNFNFFDTLKSHSQVLRPLNYPKGTYGRGYGIYKLPEGMGDIAVINLQGRTFMYPIDCPFRTADWVLKQIKEQIKEQVRFIIVDFHAEATAEKIALGWYLDGRVSAVLGTHTHIQTADERILPKGTGYCSDAGMTGPHHSVIGMQIKSATDRMLFQTPHKYECAEDDVHFAGIVLSLDRSSGKTVGIQRIFYPEFDRGEIA
- the fbp gene encoding class 1 fructose-bisphosphatase, translating into MNLVTIERHILEQQKFFPEASGELTDLLTDVAFAAKLVRREVVRAGLVDILGFAGTTNVQGEEVKKLDLFANEKIINAIGQHGRFAVMGSEENDGIIIPPKNETGNYALLFDPLDGSSNIDVNVSVGTIFSIYRLKGDDPGKASISDCLQQGSEQVAAGYVIYGSSVVMVYTTGNGVHGFTYDPTIGEFLLSHENIVTPKTGKYYSINEGSYAQFNEGTKKYLDYIKEEDPATGRPYSTRYIGSLVADFHRNLLTGGVFVYPPTTTHTNGKLRLMYEANPLAFICEQAGGRATDGRNRILDIQPTALHQRTPLYIGSEDDVIVAEEFEQGVR
- the recJ gene encoding single-stranded-DNA-specific exonuclease RecJ; its protein translation is MKRYSWVRLEPQEKQVSLLAGAINVSHPLARALCNRGITTFEEAKTFFRPSISQLSSPFLLQNMERAAERVIAALNNHEKILLYGDYDVDGTTGTALLCLFLRDQGAEVFYYINDRFTEGYGLSSEGIAYAEKSGVSLIITIDCGIRAGEAIERCAQAGIDVIVCDHHEPDELPPAFAILNPKVPECTYPFRELCGCAVAFRLVQAVAERLGAGEESWKQYLDLVAIATAADMVSLEKENRILVNEGLKRIRISPRKSLSGMLSVMGIDAGTMTMYHIAFGLAPRINAAGRMHSAHLAVEWLLAATETGALETAQALDRMNLERREIDTAIFSRADRMIEGHFASYCSSIVLYDEEWHLGVLGIVASRMLEKYYLPTVIMGSMNGMIKGSVRSVEGINIYEVLQECSDHLVQFGGHNQAAGITLRPEDLAGFRKKFDNICAALLPADKRQKELVIDSSLQLEEITANFMNVLDQFAPYGFGNREPVFETSAVVLVGRPRLLKEKHVKFSVRDGNGRLFDVIGFDRKDVFQILDADPGIRFSMAYSLEKRSWNNREQWQLRLKDLDAGKSVS
- a CDS encoding bifunctional UDP-3-O-[3-hydroxymyristoyl] N-acetylglucosamine deacetylase/3-hydroxyacyl-ACP dehydratase, whose product is MLIHQRTLQQEVSLQGSGLHTGKECIITFKPAPVNYGYRFIRTDLEDQPEIPALIENVVDVLRGTTIAVNDVKIHTTEHVLAALYGLQIDNCRIEMSGPEPPVMDGSSLPFAERLLSAGIVEQDEPKNYLVIDETVEYHDTKNSVDIVALPLDSFRVTVMVDYKNPALGSQHSGLFDLQKEFMQDFAPCRTFCFLSEVEALANQGIIKGGDIDNAVVIVDKTMQKDELEALAEKLGIGSAKLTTGENGILNNRELRFTNEPARHKLLDLLGDIALLGMPIKAQVLAARPGHASNVEFVKQLKKYADRNKLARQFQHEKKAGVVFDINAIQNILPHRYPFLLIDKIVEFKLDEKIVSIKNVTMNEPFFQGHFPGNPIMPGVLILEAMAQTGGIMMLNGNENIKESVVYFMGIDKARFRKPVLPGDTLVIEAVMTNKRRTVCQFDAKAFVRGELVCEASLMATVVSKNK